From the Musa acuminata AAA Group cultivar baxijiao unplaced genomic scaffold, Cavendish_Baxijiao_AAA HiC_scaffold_1059, whole genome shotgun sequence genome, the window AACAGCTGGACTATGGAGGATAAGCGAATCAAGAACCAGacagatatagagagagagagagatggaagacGGGTGGAGTCCCGTCTCATCCACATTCCAAAGAGAGGGTCCCGGTTTAAATGAGCTTCTGTAAAAAAAAGATGCAGGGTGCAGGGTGTGGGCCCCTAAGATCAACATACATTTGCTACATCAATCCATGGAACACGAAGAGCCTACTCTGTCACATGGATGCGGTGGTCATACAGAACGACGCACTTCTATTGCGAGCACAGCTTGCTTAGTGACTTGGCACCGCCCGAACCGTTCgatgcaaaaagaaaacaaaaaccagACTTCCTGCAGAAGCCGTACGCGCAATTGGCGTGGTTTGTATCAGCGCGGACGCCGCACCCGTTTGCCTCGACCAGGTGTCCTAAGATAGGGAACGCCGTTTTCCCACGCACGGAGAAGGACCCGCGTGGTTGAGACCCACGCACGACACCATTGGCCAACAGCCGCGTGAACCACACGTGACGGTGAACCATCCGCCAAAGACATGATCCAAATATTTATTTGGTCCATTCTTTGTATGTAAGACACCAAAGGGTACAAAAGAGCACAAATAAGAAACATAATGCAGAGAGATCACAGCCACGTAGAGAGCATCCAAAGTGTAGCCTTTACTATTCTAAACAGTAGAAAGAAAGTATCATTCTGAGTCTAGATCCCTGTATCGATCGAGTTATTTATAACTTAACAGAGAGAGCCAAGAATTAAGTTTCAGAAAAAAAAGTGAAGAATTAAGTTCTCATAAGAAGGGTTATCCTAAGACAGCAGCTGAAACCTTTAAATTGGTTTGACACAGGAAGGATAAACACTCCAACAAGATCAGTATGCCAATGACTTCCATCAGATGATTACATCTTGAAGAATTGCCTTTTTCATGCACTGTGAACCACAAGTGCCACACTAGATTGCTGCACTTGTATTGTGTGGACCTGTTGCAGGTTCAGGATTGGTTGCTTCTGGCAATGCTCCTTGAAATGTTCCGtgcagcaattctagcaaattgatACTAGAAGTTTTGTGAGGACTTACCCTAGAAGTACTTCCAAGCATGAAATGTCAAGTGGAATCCCACTCCACCTATCACTATTCAACCACAATTTATTGTGTTTGTAGGATCTTTAAGATATTTCCTTTCACCACTAATCTGAACTGACTCACCTTGCTTAATTGATGCATCTACATGTTCCTAACTGTTGATGAACATAAAATATAGCATTTTTGACACATCTGCAACACCTTCAATGCCTTCCTCGTTTTATCCATAATCTACACCGCAAACTTTTCATGAATAGAAAATATAGCATTCTGATCTACAGTCCATAGCTAGGCTTTACAGCATCCTGAGGATGTCTCCATGTCTCAGACTTTGACACCAAGCTCTACAATTAAATTTTGTATCTATATGCCTCAGTATAAGCACCTAGGATTGTTCTTTCAAAGAAACTAAAACCCATCTAGCAAGTGGCTCCTTCATTATTTACACTTTTCCTCTATTTTTCAGAGTATTTTCCAACACCAGTTGGTCGCTGTCGTGTTTTGCGCTAATTTTTGTAGCATAATGTAACCTCTACTACCTACCTCAAAAGATCCCAGGCAACTCTTAAGATATTCATGACACAGATGCCACTAGAATTTGATCTTTATCTACTTCACcctaggcatccaatgcttcagtaGAATTTGAACTCACCTTCACCTAGCAGCTTTATACAATGACCATAATGATGAGCTTGGCCAAAACATATACTAACAATTTCAATAATTCGCAGGATCAATTACATATATTTGAGGCTTCCGCCAAGGCAATCTTGTGGACGAAGCTTAAGATTGTTGTTTCAGATTGAAAAGCTGACCTAGACGCATTTTTCTTGTCGTTGTCACTTCCCCTACTAATACTAGCAAGTTTAGTAAATCGCTCATTCTGCTGATCAGATTGCACCAAACCAATGGTTGCTTATGGTTGAGGGTATCACCTTAGGATGAAAGGTATTCAGCAATGAGTCAAGAGGGGATATTTCACATAAACACTTAAACCCCAAGAAGGAACGAACGTCTCAGACATCCAAGTTAGGGTTTCTACTTTCTATCAACTGCAAGAAACTTGTGCGACGACAATAAACTGACAAACGATGGTTCGACAACCAAGAATCCAGCATTTCTTGCAATTCCTGCTGCAAGCTCACCCAACCAAAACCTATCAACAGATGCCACTCGTTTCCCTCCCTACTTCTCCGATCCATAGTTAAATTGAAACGGAAGAGGAACAAAGACTTGGTTCATCTTCACCACTACAATAACCCACTCAAGAAATCAATCGTTGAAAAGAACAGGATTTAAAGAAGGGAAATCAGACAACGGAAAGCTTACCAAGAACCTTGTGCTCGAACGAGATCGCACACCGCAACGAGCTTAGGAGGCTCTTGGATGCTGCCAATTAGTAAAGTGGAGCGGAAAGCAAAGGGAAAGGAAAGGGATGTTTCTGAGTACGCTCAGCGTTCCGAGACCAAGACAAGCGACAGCcacaaaaggagagagagagagagagagagcaaacggAACGGGGAGAAATTGATTTGACGAGGCGGAAAGAAGAGCGCGCTCATAAGAAGCCCTCCGTCGGAGTTCCTCAATTGGGTTCGTCGCCTTCGTCGTGCACTCGGAGCCCAATGGGCTCAATCAGAGCCCAATTGGATGGTTTTATTTATTGAATTAACTAGTGATGCCGATGAAAGGACTTTAAGATCAAAAGTAGTTTCCATTGGAGtccatgaattatatatatatatatatatatatatataaagagagagagagagagagagagagaggggtcatTTATAAATACAATGTGAAGGCATGAACATCGAGTTTGAATATGAATAGAGCAGAAGATGGAGCTTTGCATTATATATGAATAgtgcctacttaggttatagttaATGGAGCATTCCATGTTATCCCTCCATAGCTGctaaaagaacaagaacaaaaaacATCTACCAGAATAAGGGCAGAACTGCTGCAAGCCAAGTCCAATAAGTATTCAGCACATGAACAACAACAGAAAACATCTACCAGaataagggcagagctgctgtaaGCCAAGTCCAATAAGTACTCGGCGTTTCTCCATCGCATCCCCAAGTGCAAGGCAGAATCTGAATGCATGGTATACAACCCAGTACCAAGTGCCAGAAGACAAGGCATCATGCCTTACAACTTGACCTTCTCCTACAGGAGTTTGAACAATTTGATACCTCACCACAAGGGATAGCTGCATCAAACCAGGTTCTCTAGACAACAAAAGTTTGATATAGTAGCTTTTTCATACAAAACAGTAGGATGGATAGACTCAATTAGACTTCTCCTGTTTCTTCTTAAACTAGGTTTGCTGTTATATAGAACACAAGTGATTCTTTTAAAGCTGAATTCACCCTccaacaaagaaagaagaaatatttaaaccattaatattaattaagcTGTGATCAGCTCCTTATTTATAAGGTTATACAGATAATAAAAAGAATGCTTACTATCTAAGAATCTTGCTGCCAGCAATGGCATAGTCAAATCACATAATGTCAATAACAATTAAAGGGCAGATCGAACATTGGACCTTCTTATTTGAAGAAAGCAAATCAGAGTAGTTAAGCAACTAGTGTTTTTGTATAACTTGGACCAACCCACATCTACAAATTGCAAGGATTGAAAGACCATAGATTGTGAACAAAACATCAGAGCATGAAGCAACAAAGAACGGCATCATCTCATTCGAGGGAATAGCTATTCTAATAATCACATCATTATTACTTGTCAAGTAGATAGGAGCATAATTAGTACGAGAACATCTCattcaaaagagaataaagacaAACAAATAATATTTTCTTCTCAAAAAAAGTAAATTTTCTTATATACAAGAAGTTCAATCAAGCAGTGCTGTAACTTTATTCtaatataacaataataatagcAAAGCAGTCTTctattcaaagagaaagatacTATGACACCATGACTCAAGGAAGATCCCTGAAACTATTGACAGGATAAACACGAGCATACATCCATTACCTTTATTCCTATCACAAGAACAGACATACAACACAAAGACACACAAGCCAAGCACTAAACAACATATTAAATGAGAACACACAATTAGCATGGTTCATAAGTAATAAGATTGCCAAAGACAATTAAGAGCTTACTGCAGTTCCCTTCACCTCCACCCAAAgcctttttctttctattacgAGGGGACCGACCAGTGTTCATGATGCTCGGGATGCGTTCGAATCTTCGGAAGCAGCCACATCAGGAATTACAGTTGTGGAGCTCAATGTCTGATACTGCAGGGTGTGTGCCGGATGTGAAGAGGCCTGCGAGTAGTACATCTGGGGATGCCCAGAAGCAGCAGCGACTTCATAACCATAATTAGCCATTGCTGCAGGGGACTGAGAAAGGTGGGGTTGCTGCATTACATGATACCCTGTTCCGGCATAGGCATGAGCTTGGTTGGAAGGTACAGAGATCAGTTGTGGCTGCAATGCAGCAGGTGCAGGTCCCGGGGCAGCTGCCCTGTACAAACTCGGTGGCAAGTCAGGCTTCGTCGGAACTCCCGGAACTGGCACAGCCAGCATTCCAGATGATGGTACGGAATTGGGATCCGCCAAATTGGGCTGAACTGCAGCCAAAGGATATGGCACGGGGTGACCAACAGGCATGTAGTACAATTGAAGCTGGGGGTCGAATGGATGCGCTTGCGGCGATTGCTGCGTCGGGTGGGCTGCAGTAGGGTAGTAGGAAGGCATGGTGGCCGCTGGGTGGTGGATGTAGTGGGGATTCCTGGGAATGAACTGTGGTTGCTGTTGATATAGGTGGGGATGGAATTGTTGCTGCTGGAGTTGCTCCGTCTGCATAACAGGCAATACATGACCGGGAGCATCAGTAGGCAATGGATCACGATAGCTAAGATCAGAAGAGACCTTCGGATCAGAATTCGGATTCAAGTACGTAGGCCTGGATGAAGAATTCAGAGTAAAATTCATCAAATTTTCAGTAAAAAGCCACAACTTTTTTGACATAAAAGCGCCAAAGATCAAGAAAGACGATACCTTGACGCTGGATCCAAGGCGGTAGCACCGATGTGGGTGGGTTTTGGAGGTTGCGGTAGCTTACGGAGCCCAGCGTGCCCGGACCTCTCGTCATCGGAGAAGACCCTATTGAAGTTTTCAGTGGCGGAGATGGTAGGAGAGGAAGCAGAGTCAGTCGGGAGAGGGTTAGGCGGAGGTGGCCGCTGGGGTGCATAGATTGGTTCTTTGAAACCCTCGTTAGGTCTCTGGCTGGTGGCCGAGTCGGGTGAGAGGCGCATGTGGGCCAAGTGGTCGTCAAGGCCGGCGATGCGGTGATCCGCGGGGCGGTCATCTGTGGGGACAGGGATAGGTGGGAGATTAGAGAGGGATGGAGCCGAAGAGGTGGACCCGAAGGAGGAAGACTTATCGAGCATTAGCGAATCGGGGACAGAGTGAGCCTCATGGCCATGGCGGCCGAGCTTGCACGACGAGTCCGGGCGGTGGAGACCGAGTTGCTCTGGCTCCCGgtgggcgccgccgccgccgccgctgcgagAGTGAACGGAGGAGTTGTCCTCGAGGCCGAGGATGCCGTTGATGGAGGCGGAGTCCGCGGAGAAGTCACGGGGGAGGCCATCCATGCCCATGCAGCCAATCGCGCTATTGAGGGCGTCGACGAACCACGTCTCCGACTTTGACTCGTCCAACAACGACCCGATCGTGGACGAATGCTCCGACTCCGGCATCGACGGGAACAGGAACAGCCGGAGTCGGGGGGAACGGGTCGAGCCGCCGGCGCCGCCGCCCGCGGCGGCAGAGATGCGATCGAACTCCTCGATCATGTTCTCGAGGTCCTCGTCGGTGGCGACGGAGATGAGGGAGTCGAGGTCCTCGTTGGGGAGCTGGTACTTGAGGGAGAAGGGGAGACCGCCGAGGAGGTCCCGGGAGAGCTTGGCGGTGAGGTCAGCGAGGGAGGAGTTGCGGTCGACGACGACCATGCGGGTCTCGCCGCCGAGATAACAGAGGGCCCTGTCGGTGGGGCGGGGGACGATGCGGCCTCCGTAGCTGCACATCAGCCGGAGGCGCGGCGACATCGCCGCGACGGCAGACGAAGAGAACGGTTCGTCCCAGGAGTCGCCGCCTCGAGAGCGAGGGGAGGAGTCGACGGAGGCCGCATAGCCTGGGGCGACGCCTCCTTCGGAGATGGCCGTCGCCGCCGGTTCCGTCATCGCAGTGCGCGAGGTGAGGAAGGGATCGCCCAGCCCGGATCGAGTCACGGAGAttggggtttggggtttgggATAGGAAGGGGGAAGAAATGGGGGAGAGAAGTTGTGGGACTGAAGTTACGTCCGACAAGTAGACGTGGCGTACGTCAACGGGGCGATGCCAGCGGTGGGGTCGCGTCCAAAATCGGAACACGGAAAaggtctttcttttctttttttcgacatttaatttctttttattgGCCCCCGTAAGTCCAATTCCCAAATGCAACAGCCGTCCGATCCGACGGCTGGGCTGGAATCCAAAAGCCTTAATGACCGCTCAACCGCGATAAGGTCCCAAATTCGAGCTctctttttcctgttttaatgatTGCTACTGCATTAAGTTTCCATCAAAGCCAATGTTTTGTTACGGACAGTAGTAATAACAGCATGGTTTTTCGATGAGTTTAATTTCAGGGAAAGTTAGTTGTTTGGTGAAATAAAATGCATTTAATATAGTATATAATGGAGTGAGAGACCAGAAGAGTTGTTCCAAATTAATGGTGACTGAGACCGTCCACCACGCTTCAGTTGCTCTCTCAGTAATATAAGCTGGAAGTCAAGGTGGGGAAGGTGGCTTCTCTCACTTCCTTGTGGAAGTGGACAACTGTGCAAGCCAATCTAAATATAATCTTTGGGCATTTGACCTCTTCACGATGGGGGGAAACATTAATCTTTTATATAAGTCGAGGAGAATATTGACTTGCCTTCCATCTTAATCAGTCCCCCTCTTTTTAACATTGCTGGCCTACTTTGCAAGCTTGCTTTTAAAAGCTTCACTCTCACTCATCACCCTTGAGAAACCAACCTCTTTCAGAGAGGAGTCCTCGAGTGTGTTTGGGTCACCAggctgaactctctctctctctctctctctctctctctctctctctctctgtgatcaTTGAAAGGTTGGACGAAGACTGATGTGGTGGCACATTTGAGAAGATGAATGCCATTTGTTGTTTCCTCCACCCGTCAAGATCGACCAatttcttcatttcatattaTTCTTCTATAACTTCTGCCATAAACCATACTTTGACTTGTAATGATCTTAACTTGTAAGATTCATATCACGGGATTAGTATTGTAACAGCAAATAGAGTCGATCTGCATCTAACTCGTTCTGTTCGAGTCCAATTACTTCAAATTAAAGATTGATGCATAAAAGATGCTTCAACTAAAATGCTGATCAGATTCATCATAAACCTCACAAGTTTAAACCTCTTTAATTTGATTGAGTCCAacaaatctaaaaaaattaagcTTTCAGAAGATGAATTATACATTAAATTCTATCAGCAACAAACATCCAAATATAATAATATCAGAGGAATGCTCTGAGGCTTTCCATACATGTATTATCTATTGCAGAGGAGACGATGTTCATAAAAAACTTCACCAGTCATGGCACATCCACCTTCGATCTTCATGTTTGATCTCATCTGCTGCATCACCAAAGATGTATTGCACGGTTCAATCTCCAGGCATTTCGTAGCTTGTCAATGTCTCCATATGCTTGGGTCGTTGCGGATGTACACAAGAACATCACAAGACAAAGGAAACCAATTTCCTCTTCTGGTTTAGACTAGGATGAAGTGTTGACAACCGATCCAGGAGGAGAAGAAAGATATGGTTTTGGTGGCTTTTCTATGTCGCTGATTCTTCCTTCCAACATTTCTACAACCTTGCTCATCGAAGGACGATTCGCTGGCACCATCTGTATGCACCACAATCCGACTAATATCATCTTCCTTGCGATTTCCCCTGTTTCAGCTGTCACGTCATAAGCTCGAAGATCTCCACCTCGATCGACATGCTCGTAAACCCAGTGAGGAAAGTACACCTCACTGGTCCTATCTGCGTGTGCTTTTACATTCTTTCTTCCTCCAACCATTTCCAGGATCATCATTCCGTAACTGTAGACATCGGATTTGGTTGAAGCCACTCCTACACTCCTACAGAACACTTCGGGTGCAATGTACCCTGCTGTTCCTCTTGCATCTGCCACCGAGAGTATGGATTCCTTCTGAGAGCACAATCTAGCTAAGCCAAAGTCAGATATCTTGGGGGAAAAATCCTCATCCAGTAGAATGTGGTGAGGCTTGATGTCAAAATGTACTATGCGAGAGTTGCATCCACGATGCAAGTACTCGAGCCCCCGCGCGACTCCAACTGCTACTTGAAATAATTTGCCCCATGGAAGAGTTGCCTTTGGCTTATCCGAAAAGATGTACTTCTCCAGAGATCCATTGGCCATGAATTCATAAATCAGAGCTCTTCTGTGACCATCTAAACAAAAGCCAAGCAGACTAACAATGTTAACATGCGACGTCCTACCGATGCTTGCGACTTCATTCATGAATTCTGCACCATTCTCTTTGGACTCGCTCATCAACATCTTCACAGCCACCAAACGACCATCTTCAAGTGTACCTTTAAACACACTTCCGTATCCACCTGCCCCTAGTTTCTCATGAAAAGATTTTGTCATGCTTTTAAGATCAGAATACTTGTATCTTTTGGGGGCCAAGGATCCATAATTATCTAAAAAGGCTTCTATGTTTCGTGTGTTATCTGATTTATTCAGAAATATGTCAGAGATATCAAATCTTTTTTGCGCATAGAAGAATAATGCAGCACACACCAACAGGAAGCTCACCAATCCTACCACTGGACCTGACATGCCACAGAGGAAAGGTCAAATTGTCATTAGCCCCAAAGAAAACAAATCTAAATCACCAACAAAATCTAGTAAGGCTAGAGGAATCCGAGGAATAGACCAAACAAAGAGAGATGGATGATAATTCACAAACTGGAGTTTGGAAAGGAACTTCACTTTAATAAGCGAATCGCTCGGCAGAAGATCTAATAATACATGAGACTTTTCCGAAATATGATTCTTACCTATCGCAATCCACTTCTTATGGAAATTATGGAATTTTCCTGCAGCAAAAATAACCACCACAGGACAGGTATTAGCGCAATAACATAAACAGTTTGACAGGTTTATCAGACATCGTGTGTAAATCCATACAGTTATTCACATGAAGAAAATATGGTTAAAAGGATTCATGAACTTAAATAAGGATGAGATTCCCGAGGTGAAAAAAAAGAATGGGGTAATTGAGGAAACTACCATGTGAGATTGTGACTTTATGTGTTTCTCCTGGTGATTGAGCATCTACTAAAACTTGTAGTTGAAGAAAGATAACCAGACTAACTACGAGATGCAGGTCATGATGAGGCCTGCTTTCAAGTAAAATGAGGTCATTCGGAAGGACCAACTCTACTTGCACCCCTAACTTTGTACTCCCCAAGAAGACTTGGTAAACAAGGAGAATGAATGTCATGtggacaaagaaaaagaaactgcAATGTTTTGTTATCTGggaaaattattttctttgtaaAATAATAATACACTACTTGCAAAGCAATACCATACAAAGGCTTATGAGATGGTTGTCTTGAGCCAAAGTCTTTGTTGACTGACTATAATAATCTCCAAGTCACATCGAATCATTTTCCACGGAGAAGAAGAAATTTGCTTGCCAATTTAATCTGAAAGGATCATTTCTGACTCCTTCTGTCAGTCACCATCACCTTAAACAAAAATCCCTTCCCCTATCTAAGGGGAGAATAAAGAGCAACTGGTCTATTAGATGCTGCACCCGAAGCCAAGCATGATGCATAATaatcacaaaaagaaagaaagcatgAAATACACCAGTAAGAAGGTAAAATAATGAATAAAGAAAATACAATTGCTCACATTCTCCATGGAGTGTTAAATTCTAGTCTAAAACCCCCACAAGAAACGGCAGAGGAGTAACCTCTGAATGAATCATTAATATATTTGAAGACAAAAGAAGAGATTAAGGAGGAAAGAACGTCTTGAGTCTGTCTCAAAGATCAAGTGATGCTTGTTCTTAAAGCTAATTAAAACAATCGAGAGGGACAAGTGGGAGAGATGACAACAATTGAATCGGAAACAAAGAGATCGAAGCGGAACTTACCGCAACTGCTGGGTTCATCCCATCCTCGTGGGCAGTGACAGACGAAGTCCCCTGTTTCGTGATGAGACCCGCACTTCCCGTCGCTCTCTCTGCATTCCTCACAGCCTTCAGGGTTCGACCACCATTCCACCAGAAATCCGTTCTTGAGGAGATCCTCGTAGTTGGTGCGTCCACTCTCTTCCTCTGCACCATACGGGAAAACCGGTGCATTGACCACCTCACACTCGCTCGACCAATTCGGCGGCTTTGGGTAGTCATAGCTTTCACCGAGTTCAGCGAAAGTATCATTAGCGCACCGTATCCTTTCGTGATGGCCGGGTGGGATTCCCGAGCAGTTACGAAACAAGAAGAGCACTTTGTTGGCGGTGCTGATCGTGAAGTAATGGTCGACGTGATCATGGAGTCCTAACTGGGAATCGTCGTGGGGGATCGGGCAGTCGCCGCGGGCGAATTGGGTGTTGGCAACCAACAATGACTTGTTACGGTGGAAGATCTGTTTGATAAAGTACGACCCTCCTCCCAAGGAGTTCGCCAGAATGGGGAGACCACCTGTGCACTCGACTTCAAAAGCGGGATCGCCACAGAATGCATCACCCCCACTGAGCCAGAAGGGGTCGCTAATGTCTACAGCATCTCCGCAGCGGCTGCTGACCTCGCACCCACCCGTCTCTGACCCGGCCGCTGCGGCTGGTTTTATCCGCCGCGAGAAGCTGATCAAGAGCACAAGGATGGAGAGGAGAAGAGCGAAGCTCGGCAATGATTTGGCACGCATTTTGTGGCGATGACACGGAGAAGAGAGAAGCAAACAGTAGCGGGAGAGAGAAGGAGACGACTGCGGAAGTAGGGATCAAAATGGCGTAGCTACTGCTGACCCCAAGTCTTGCCGGTGGACGACTCGGGCCTTGTGGCGGAATCAAAATAGATGCAGTCTATATTGGATTTTactttcaagaaaaagaaaataatctcGGATTTGCACAAGGAAATAAGtgccaattattattattattattattattattattattattattattattattattattaaaatacccCTTGATAATGAGGAAAAAAATGGTCAAAATCGGATCGGATCATTAAATAAATGTGCGAATAATTGGACCTAGAAGCCCCCTTTTTAcatcctgagctcaatcttcatgGAATCGGATCGAGACAGGTCTGATTCATGTTACACGACCAACCAATTTAATTGAAATCCACGGGTTCAATTCACACGGCATCGTTTGGGGTTTACGCGCTGCAACGACTCCGTCTCGCACGTCTTCCTCGCCCATCAAGACTTGTACCGTGTCAAAGACTTCGTCGATAGGATTCCCATAAGCCGTTATTGTCGTTAAGGGAGGCGGGTAGGTCGTCGAGTCATACGCGGCGGAGTTGGCGCCCATCGCATCACCTCGATGCTGTTCCTGCAATCGTTAAACAGTCGGTCATGTCAACGCATGCCACAAAACACGGTTGGCATTGGACCGTTTTCTCAAAAAGGACGACTGAGGTTTCACACCTCATTGCATTGCAGTGTTCCAACTAGAATCATAATTGGATCCACCACACAAAGCAGCTCGACAAGGAATAGAAGATCCATAAAGTAATGTTTACGATCGTAGTAATCGGCAATGCAATAAAATTCATGTCAGTTTTAGAGCTTCATTACCTACTACTTTACTTGGAACTTTCCCTGGCGAACTCATCTCCGAAGACTTGGTGGTCAAGGATGAACCCAGCCATCACCATCGTGATCTTCCTTTAAATCTCTGTTTCCTCTTCTCGTTCTGCCTCATCCCTTCTCCGTGTCATCGCTACAAAATGCGTGCCAAATCGTTGCCGAGCTTCACTCTTATCCTCTCCATCCTCGTGCTCTTGATCAGCTTCTCGCGGCAGATAAAACCAGCCGCAGCGGACGGGTCAGAGACGGGAGGGTGCGAGGTCAGCAGCCGCTGCGGAGATGCTGTAGACATTAGCGACCCCTTCTGGCTCAGTGGGGGTGATGCATTCTGTGGCGATCCCGCTTTTGAAGTCGAGTGCACAGGTGGTCTCCCCATTCTGGCGAACTCCTTGGGAGGAGGGTCGTACTTTATCAAACAGATCTTCCACCGTAACAAGTCATTGTTGGTTGCCAACACCCAATTCGCCCGCGGCGACTGCCCGATCCCTCACGACGATTCCCAGTTAGGACTCCATGATCACGTCGACCATTACTTCACGATCAGCACCGCCAACAAAGTGCTCTTCTTGTTTCGTAACTGCTCGGGAATCCCACCCGGCCATCACGAAAGGATACGGTGCGCTAATGATACTTTCGCTGAACTCGGTGAAAGCTATGACTACCCAAAGCCGCCGAATTGGTCGAGCGAGTGTGAGGTGGTCAATGCACCGGTTTTCCCGTATGGTGCAGAGGAAGAGAGTGGACGCACCAACTACGAGGATCTCCTCAAGAACGGATTTCTGGTGGAATGGTGGTCGAACCCTGAAGGCTGTGAGGAATGCAGAGAGAGCGACGGGAAGTGCGGGTCTCATCACGAGACAGGGGACTTCGTCTGTCACTGCCCACGAGGATGGGATGAACCCAGCAGTTGCGGTAAGTTCCGCTTCGATCTCTTTGTTTCCGATTCAATTGTTGTCAATTCTTCCTTCTTAGATTTACTGGCTTTCACTCATAACCAAGTCCCTCTCGATGTATGCTTTAGAAAAGGAATTCATGATTACAACATTCATCTCTTCCTTTCTATTTATTTACTTTTATTCTATAATCTCTTCCCTTTTTtcctgaaaatatatatatatgaatgattcAGAGGACATTTCTCTGCCCTTTTTGTGACGTTTCTGCTACACTCTCCTAATCGTAGGAGAC encodes:
- the LOC135666014 gene encoding protein PAL OF QUIRKY-like isoform X1, coding for MTEPAATAISEGGVAPGYAASVDSSPRSRGGDSWDEPFSSSAVAAMSPRLRLMCSYGGRIVPRPTDRALCYLGGETRMVVVDRNSSLADLTAKLSRDLLGGLPFSLKYQLPNEDLDSLISVATDEDLENMIEEFDRISAAAGGGAGGSTRSPRLRLFLFPSMPESEHSSTIGSLLDESKSETWFVDALNSAIGCMGMDGLPRDFSADSASINGILGLEDNSSVHSRSGGGGGAHREPEQLGLHRPDSSCKLGRHGHEAHSVPDSLMLDKSSSFGSTSSAPSLSNLPPIPVPTDDRPADHRIAGLDDHLAHMRLSPDSATSQRPNEGFKEPIYAPQRPPPPNPLPTDSASSPTISATENFNRVFSDDERSGHAGLRKLPQPPKPTHIGATALDPASRPTYLNPNSDPKVSSDLSYRDPLPTDAPGHVLPVMQTEQLQQQQFHPHLYQQQPQFIPRNPHYIHHPAATMPSYYPTAAHPTQQSPQAHPFDPQLQLYYMPVGHPVPYPLAAVQPNLADPNSVPSSGMLAVPVPGVPTKPDLPPSLYRAAAPGPAPAALQPQLISVPSNQAHAYAGTGYHVMQQPHLSQSPAAMANYGYEVAAASGHPQMYYSQASSHPAHTLQYQTLSSTTVIPDVAASEDSNASRAS
- the LOC135666015 gene encoding LEAF RUST 10 DISEASE-RESISTANCE LOCUS RECEPTOR-LIKE PROTEIN KINASE-like 2.4, which translates into the protein MRAKSLPSFALLLSILVLLISFSRRIKPAAAAGSETGGCEVSSRCGDAVDISDPFWLSGGDAFCGDPAFEVECTGGLPILANSLGGGSYFIKQIFHRNKSLLVANTQFARGDCPIPHDDSQLGLHDHVDHYFTISTANKVLFLFRNCSGIPPGHHERIRCANDTFAELGESYDYPKPPNWSSECEVVNAPVFPYGAEEESGRTNYEDLLKNGFLVEWWSNPEGCEECRESDGKCGSHHETGDFVCHCPRGWDEPSSCGKFHNFHKKWIAIGPVVGLVSFLLVCAALFFYAQKRFDISDIFLNKSDNTRNIEAFLDNYGSLAPKRYKYSDLKSMTKSFHEKLGAGGYGSVFKGTLEDGRLVAVKMLMSESKENGAEFMNEVASIGRTSHVNIVSLLGFCLDGHRRALIYEFMANGSLEKYIFSDKPKATLPWGKLFQVAVGVARGLEYLHRGCNSRIVHFDIKPHHILLDEDFSPKISDFGLARLCSQKESILSVADARGTAGYIAPEVFCRSVGVASTKSDVYSYGMMILEMVGGRKNVKAHADRTSEVYFPHWVYEHVDRGGDLRAYDVTAETGEIARKMILVGLWCIQMVPANRPSMSKVVEMLEGRISDIEKPPKPYLSSPPGSVVNTSS
- the LOC135666014 gene encoding protein PAL OF QUIRKY-like isoform X2 — protein: MTEPAATAISEGGVAPGYAASVDSSPRSRGGDSWDEPFSSSAVAAMSPRLRLMCSYGGRIVPRPTDRALCYLGGETRMVVVDRNSSLADLTAKLSRDLLGGLPFSLKYQLPNEDLDSLISVATDEDLENMIEEFDRISAAAGGGAGGSTRSPRLRLFLFPSMPESEHSSTIGSLLDESKSETWFVDALNSAIGCMGMDGLPRDFSADSASINGILGLEDNSSVHSRSGGGGGAHREPEQLGLHRPDSSCKLGRHGHEAHSVPDSLMLDKSSSFGSTSSAPSLSNLPPIPVPTDDRPADHRIAGLDDHLAHMRLSPDSATSQRPNEGFKEPIYAPQRPPPPNPLPTDSASSPTISATENFNRVFSDDERSGHAGLRKLPQPPKPTHIGATALDPASRPTYLNPNSDPKTEQLQQQQFHPHLYQQQPQFIPRNPHYIHHPAATMPSYYPTAAHPTQQSPQAHPFDPQLQLYYMPVGHPVPYPLAAVQPNLADPNSVPSSGMLAVPVPGVPTKPDLPPSLYRAAAPGPAPAALQPQLISVPSNQAHAYAGTGYHVMQQPHLSQSPAAMANYGYEVAAASGHPQMYYSQASSHPAHTLQYQTLSSTTVIPDVAASEDSNASRAS